Part of the Sander lucioperca isolate FBNREF2018 chromosome 1, SLUC_FBN_1.2, whole genome shotgun sequence genome is shown below.
ACGTCATTATCCAAAATGGCATCTGATAAACTGATTAACATCTTCCAACGCAAAGCACTTTATGATAAACAAAGTAAAGAATACAGAGAAGCAGAATTTAAAGATACGCTGTGGCAGGTGATTGCAGAACAGCTTGGAAAACCTAAGGATGTATGAAAGATTAGAAAGCGATTAAGCTCTAGGCAGCTAAACGATAGCTTCTTGCTAATGTCATTCATTAATTAGCCCCGTTTGGGACGAGCGCTATTCATTGCACCCACATACATGTAATAACACGCATCAGACTCAGTGTGCAAGGTTTCTGTGCGTAATAATTTTTATAGGATGACCCCATACGAAAAAACATGAACTTGGTGTGCAAAGGCCGGTTTAGTGTGAGCACGtggaaaacacattttgtgtgtACAGCCATATCTCATCTCAGAAGCCATACATAACTCTTTTGTATTTTACAAACGTATATACAGGTGCCAGCCATCAGATGACCTCCACATCACAACATCATACTTATTATTACTAGCTATCAGTATTTGTCTTTAACACAGAAATGATATACTATATTTCTCAAAAGTATGTTGTCCTTATTGCACTGGCCTACAACGACAAAGTCCTACTGCAAAACTCACAAAGGTATTTAGGTATTCCTTCCTGTTTATTAGGACGTTCTGTTACCTGACATTGTAACATATTGTATAAGACTGTACaataacaatgtatttttcagTAAAACACAGAATGGAAATGCAGAAAAGAACGAACAAAATTGAAGAGATAAGCTGTAGACAGGGGCAGGTCAGAATATGgctgaggagaggagaaaaactgaaaaatggaaagaggaaggagagcaGATGTGATTATGATGTCAGAAAATAACATTGATGGAGAGGAAGAGACTGGGTAACAGCATTGCATGCACATTGAGAGGGCAAGGCAAAGATGAAATGGGGAAATCAGGGTAAGTCATGTGAGGAAACAGCTGAGAGCTAGAAGTGATGTCTGATGATGGAGTCCCAGAGAAGAgcatgagacagagagaggaaagacagaatgccagaaaaggaaaaagaagacAGTTCAGTGTTTGATGTGAAAGAGCTGCAGGAGGGATAATTCCCAAAGTAATTCAAGTGGGAtaaagtgacagacagacatagacacaaaaAGAGGGACAAATGGACAGGACAAAGACGAATTTCTCATTGAAAGAAGCTAATGAGTGGCTGGAGGAAGAGTCCCACTGTTCCcagcacacacactgtcacaaaaACCCACAGGAAGATCCTGTCGATGACCATGGCAACATACTTCCAGTCGTCCTCCAcctgaggaaaggaaggaaatttatgtgtgtataagtaggaataaatacaaaatatcgATGGCACACAAATACATAGGCAGTAGCACTTTCCTTCTGAAAATAGTCCCAGCAACCTTTGCTTAATGGTAATTGTGAAATGTGATGTGATGTTACTGTGTCAACACTACAGCTGCAGGtctaaaaggtgtgtgtgtgtgtgtgtgtgtgtgtgtgtgtgtgtgtgtgtgtgtgtgtgtttatctgaggttctgtgtttatgtgtaaaaGAGGCTGACAGAGTATCCCTTGATCAGCCAGGTGTGGATAATAGGATCATGGCTGCACTGACCATAATGCCATTGTGTCCTATAGAAGAAGCTATTCTGCATGCATCAAAGAAAGATCCCAGCTTTGCTAAGAAAAGATGGAGCTGAAGCAACAAACATATCAGGGCCATCCAGAGTATGCAGGAGGCGAATGCAAAGCTTTCCATCTGCAATACACAAGCAGCTTTACACTCCCTTTATAGTGCTGTGTAAATGGTTTATACATATTTTACTAAGCTAGGTAAAAATTCACACACTGCAGAGATAACACACATACAGCATAGCTTTGCTGTGTTGTGTACATTGTGGGGACTGAGTCTGTGCACACCAATATTGGAACAAAACTCTGGTCCCCACAAGGTTAACCATTTATTTTAGGGCATTAGGACTAGGTTAAGTTTAAGAAGTCACACAGCCTCTGTGATGGCCTTCTAGTTCTGCCAGGTCATGTCTTTTCCTTAGCTCATGCTTGTGTCTCCCCTTACTACAGCTCCTGGTAGGCAGATGTATTAGTGCAACTGGGTGAAtacagaaatgcattttttctCTTACTCCTTTTCTGGCTCTGCACCACATcttccttttgttttgttttatttatcctTAATTTACCCCACACAACACCATACATTCACTCACAAACACCACTGATCTACTGAATAATCATTTCACACAGTTAATCAGTATATTTGACTACTTTTGTAAATAAATTTGTTTCAATTTCACCATCACAATCGTGTgtatttatttcctttttttcaggtTATAGCACCCACACTGAATGAACGCAATTCAGTACAAGTCCCCATAAATATAGTAGTTAAAGGTTATGTTTGTGTCTTTCTGctatatgtttgtgtttgtagttGCAATTTAGGACTGTATCTATAACTGTGAGTTCATGGTCAAGATACAGCAAAGATGTCTCGACACTAATGTGACTCTGTTGTTAGTGGCAGTAAAAattataaacagaaatatattaTTTACTGATATGATAAAGTTTGACTGCTAAGAATATAGTGCCACACATATACGTATAAAAATACTATTaagtattgttttattatgCAGTTATCGTTTCAACACAGACAACTCAAGCTTTTGTACCTCTTTAGCTTTGTTGCGAGTCCTCATGTTCTCTGCGATGTACTTCACGCTCTCTATGGCCTGCTTGATCTCTGGAGACACCACGGAGAAGGCAACAACAGCATTTACAGCCGAAGGGGCATTTAGTGGCCTCGGCACCTTGGGCAACTCTGACTCCTGGGGCACCTGGGTCGGAGGTGCCTgtggggggggaggaggaggaggaggaaccaTTGGGGGAGGGACAGGAGTCGGTACCTCCTTGCCTCTGTAGGGGCACCTCCTGTTCATATCCCGGCTCACGTCACGGTTCATCTCACCGTACTCCACACAGTTCATGGAGCTGCCAGCTGAGGCGGCCCCTCCTACTCCTGTGCAACCATCCAGCGGTGCACACGCTACACCCCCAGTTATACCCCCGACACTCACACTTCCTGAGCCACTTCCTCCTCCTatgctgttctttctctttgtgtttCCCCCGCTGCTCCCTCCTGTAATACTGGCAGGGGGGGAGCAGCCCTGGTCGATAGGCCGCCTCATCAGCATCACCCTGGGCAGCACCCCAAGGAATACAGACCTCACCCACTCCGGCATAGTGTGAGTCATAGGGGTTCGGTAGTGGACATTCAGCACAAAGACAGTGATGACGATGCTGAGCGTGACAAAAATCATGGTGAAGAGGAGGTACTCCCCGATCAGAGGGATGACAAGTGATGTCGAAGGGATGGTCTCAGTGATGACCAGCAGGAACACAGTGAGGGAGAGGAGGACGGAGATACACAGGGTGACCTTCTCGCCGCAGTCAGACGGGAGGTAGAAGACCAGCACTGTGAGGAAGGAGATGAGGAGGCAGGGGATGATAAGGTTGATGGTGTAGAAGAGAGGCAAGCGGCGGATGTAGAAGGAGTAGGTGATGTCCGGGTAGATCTCCTCGCAGCAGTTGTACTTGATGTCGTGCTTGTATCCTGGTGCGTCGATGATCTCCCACTCTCCACTTTCCCAGAAGTCTTTCAGGTTCACCTGatgaaatacaaatatgaaGTTAATAGAAGTAATTCTGAgggaaacatgttttaaaacCAACAGCTTTTGTGTGAAAATGAATACAAGTCAGTTTAAAGAGACAAAAGAAGTAGGTAGTTCAAATGTTCAAAAGTTGCCACTTGTAAATTGTGACACATCACTAAATGTTTTATGGCATGAAAGgataaaatgatttaata
Proteins encoded:
- the LOC116052619 gene encoding neuronal acetylcholine receptor subunit alpha-3-like, translated to MDFSRKLTTALLLMLLAAQGCFSSKGEDRLFRRLFRRYNQFIRPVENVSDPVTVEFEVSMSQLVKVDEVNQIMETNLWLRHVWNDYKLKWAPVDYDGIEFIRVPSNKIWRPDIVLYNNAVGDFLVEDKTKALLKFDGTITWIPPAIFKSSCPMDITYFPFDYQNCSMKFGSWTYDKAKIDLVLIGSKVNLKDFWESGEWEIIDAPGYKHDIKYNCCEEIYPDITYSFYIRRLPLFYTINLIIPCLLISFLTVLVFYLPSDCGEKVTLCISVLLSLTVFLLVITETIPSTSLVIPLIGEYLLFTMIFVTLSIVITVFVLNVHYRTPMTHTMPEWVRSVFLGVLPRVMLMRRPIDQGCSPPASITGGSSGGNTKRKNSIGGGSGSGSVSVGGITGGVACAPLDGCTGVGGAASAGSSMNCVEYGEMNRDVSRDMNRRCPYRGKEVPTPVPPPMVPPPPPPPPQAPPTQVPQESELPKVPRPLNAPSAVNAVVAFSVVSPEIKQAIESVKYIAENMRTRNKAKEVEDDWKYVAMVIDRIFLWVFVTVCVLGTVGLFLQPLISFFQ